One Candidatus Sulfurimonas baltica DNA segment encodes these proteins:
- a CDS encoding peptidylprolyl isomerase — MKIILLLTLSLALFAKSPLLPEASVAVVDGISISEDDLQREVNKLMPKSFLHSNVTDEKVKDLKIKAMKTLIDRALLYNYALSENLGATKEDVENQLMKMERTIKNKVKGVKDTRRFLIEGFKKNGVSFETLKLAIKKDITLDNLYKEKIKKTITNEDLKKYYEKNMYKFKEPEKRRVRLIYIRNNPSAKNGKEDARLKAKEAMKKIQDGADFGDIAAKYSNAMSRIKGGDMGFIHKGLLEPYVEEKSFKLKKGEISEIIEMDIGFYIVKIEDMKESKQLSFNKIKDGLRRDLKVKFEDKKRTDLLERLKLKSKIIR, encoded by the coding sequence ATGAAAATAATATTGTTACTAACATTAAGTTTAGCTCTTTTTGCAAAGAGTCCTTTGTTACCAGAGGCGTCGGTTGCTGTTGTAGATGGCATTTCAATTTCAGAAGATGATTTGCAAAGAGAAGTAAACAAGCTTATGCCAAAAAGCTTCTTACATTCCAATGTTACTGATGAAAAAGTTAAAGATTTAAAAATTAAAGCTATGAAAACACTTATAGATAGAGCTTTGTTGTATAACTATGCTCTATCTGAAAATCTAGGTGCAACAAAAGAAGACGTAGAAAACCAACTTATGAAGATGGAAAGGACTATCAAAAACAAAGTAAAGGGAGTAAAAGATACAAGAAGATTTTTAATAGAAGGATTTAAAAAAAATGGAGTTTCTTTTGAAACACTAAAGCTAGCTATTAAAAAAGATATTACATTAGATAACCTTTACAAAGAAAAAATAAAAAAAACAATCACTAACGAAGATTTGAAAAAGTATTATGAAAAAAATATGTATAAGTTTAAAGAACCAGAAAAAAGAAGAGTTCGTCTTATATATATTAGAAATAATCCAAGTGCTAAAAATGGGAAAGAAGATGCAAGGTTAAAAGCAAAAGAGGCCATGAAAAAAATTCAAGATGGTGCAGATTTTGGAGATATAGCTGCTAAATATTCAAACGCAATGAGTAGAATCAAAGGTGGCGATATGGGTTTTATACATAAAGGATTATTGGAACCATATGTAGAAGAAAAATCCTTTAAGCTAAAAAAAGGTGAAATTAGTGAAATTATAGAGATGGACATTGGCTTTTATATTGTGAAAATTGAAGATATGAAAGAGAGCAAGCAACTTTCGTTTAATAAAATAAAAGATGGCTTGAGAAGAGATTTGAAAGTAAAATTTGAAGATAAAAAAAGAACAGATTTGCTTGAACGCTTGAAATTAAAATCAAAAATTATAAGGTAA
- a CDS encoding 6-bladed beta-propeller, with the protein MRIFFIFSFIVVSILFQGCFSKEVKVEKVNIVYPSFPDEPRIQYLETYRGENNEKVELNTLDIILGESIENKSKNPLIVKPYGVTIDNGKLYAVDTATKMIFVIDEKTKDVSFIGDGLSGPVGIAFDSKGFAYISDTRRKAVMVYNEKGKLLTAIGSRLEFAQPTGIAIDKKLNRLYVADTKGHKIKVFDIETKKMLLEIGKRGHADGEFNFPTNVAIDSRNNNLIVSDTQNFRVQIFDKDGKFIRTFGKVGTRPGEFTRPKGIGVDSEGHIYVTDSAFNNVQVFDDKGTLLLYFGGAGYVKPGTFRLISGLYIDENDKIIIADGFTGRIQTFQYLSEKWKLSNPEKYKELSGLNGKINKEEMRIKKELEKELYNEAENK; encoded by the coding sequence ATGAGAATATTTTTTATATTTTCTTTTATTGTAGTATCTATATTGTTTCAAGGGTGCTTTAGTAAAGAAGTTAAAGTTGAGAAAGTAAACATAGTTTACCCATCTTTTCCAGATGAGCCAAGGATACAGTATCTTGAAACTTACAGAGGAGAGAACAACGAAAAAGTTGAATTGAATACTTTAGATATAATTTTAGGGGAATCAATAGAAAATAAAAGCAAAAACCCATTAATTGTTAAGCCTTATGGAGTAACTATAGATAACGGTAAACTGTATGCTGTAGATACAGCAACTAAGATGATTTTTGTTATTGATGAAAAAACTAAAGATGTTTCTTTTATTGGTGATGGATTGAGTGGACCTGTTGGAATTGCTTTTGATTCTAAGGGATTTGCATATATAAGTGATACTCGTAGAAAAGCTGTAATGGTATATAACGAAAAAGGAAAACTACTCACTGCTATTGGAAGTAGGTTAGAATTTGCACAACCAACGGGAATTGCTATAGATAAAAAGCTAAATCGTTTGTATGTGGCAGATACTAAGGGTCATAAAATAAAAGTTTTTGATATAGAAACGAAAAAGATGTTGTTAGAGATTGGAAAACGTGGACATGCAGATGGTGAATTTAATTTTCCTACTAATGTAGCGATTGATAGTAGAAATAATAATCTAATTGTTTCAGACACTCAAAATTTTCGTGTTCAGATTTTTGATAAAGATGGAAAATTTATTCGTACATTTGGAAAAGTTGGTACTAGGCCGGGCGAATTTACAAGACCAAAAGGTATAGGAGTTGATAGCGAAGGACATATATATGTTACTGATTCTGCTTTTAATAATGTACAGGTCTTTGATGATAAAGGAACATTATTACTTTACTTTGGTGGTGCTGGATATGTTAAACCTGGAACATTTAGACTTATATCTGGACTCTATATAGATGAGAATGACAAGATAATTATAGCAGATGGTTTCACCGGAAGAATTCAAACATTTCAGTATTTAAGTGAAAAGTGGAAGTTAAGTAATCCTGAAAAATATAAAGAATTGTCAGGACTTAATGGTAAAATAAATAAAGAAGAGATGAGAATTAAAAAAGAGCTTGAAAAAGAGCTTTACAATGAGGCGGAAAATAAATGA
- a CDS encoding YceI family protein: MKKIILIILLGISLLNAKVCKLTQLDEIEFSFSGYKTIYKVPMNATFTSFEYKPAAKEGNTLKALLVGATLIVDKKSVKSSDGAMDETLSLFFFDKLKGDEISAEILDVKMRNSREGTLSVKIGMNGVEKIINMKYYIMRNSLSASGNINILDFDAKDLFSSFSKECFDKHLGKTWSDVTLFYKIKKVCKTNQK; encoded by the coding sequence ATGAAAAAAATTATTTTAATAATATTGTTGGGTATTTCTTTATTGAATGCAAAAGTTTGTAAGTTAACACAGTTGGATGAGATAGAGTTTTCGTTTTCTGGATATAAAACAATTTATAAAGTTCCCATGAATGCCACTTTTACTAGTTTTGAGTATAAACCTGCTGCTAAAGAAGGAAATACTCTTAAAGCGCTATTGGTAGGTGCAACTTTAATTGTTGATAAAAAAAGTGTAAAGTCATCTGATGGTGCTATGGATGAAACATTGAGTTTGTTTTTCTTTGACAAGCTTAAAGGTGATGAAATAAGTGCTGAAATATTAGATGTAAAGATGCGTAATTCAAGAGAGGGTACTCTCTCTGTAAAAATAGGTATGAATGGTGTTGAAAAAATAATAAATATGAAATATTATATAATGAGAAACTCATTGTCTGCTTCAGGAAATATAAATATTCTTGATTTTGATGCAAAAGACCTATTTTCATCATTTAGTAAAGAGTGCTTCGATAAGCATTTAGGTAAAACATGGAGTGATGTCACTCTTTTTTATAAAATAAAAAAAGTTTGTAAAACAAATCAAAAATAA
- a CDS encoding cytochrome c3 family protein, which produces MNTKLRLLLASLLVSSVTFAGVSGGNYGGVSITDSTSPHNLSARLGDDDNGEVCVYCHTPHAANISFAGAPLWNKSDSNETQVYTTYGTTVGGTEANTTIASASLVCLSCHDGISAVDSIANAPGSGMQPIAGSQNIVNILGTPYGGNIGGTMGVSAASGATAVDLSNDHPISIVYTPGRASLRETTDTLDDGENNESWVTPSGSQLVSALLRGGNVECVSCHDPHNATGVAQSATNIQVNYLRHTNERSELCFGCHAK; this is translated from the coding sequence TTGAATACTAAATTAAGATTGTTATTAGCTTCATTGTTGGTTTCATCTGTAACTTTTGCTGGTGTTTCTGGTGGTAATTATGGTGGGGTTTCAATTACTGACTCTACAAGTCCACATAATTTAAGTGCTAGACTAGGTGATGATGATAATGGTGAAGTTTGTGTATATTGTCACACGCCTCACGCTGCAAATATTTCTTTTGCAGGCGCACCTTTATGGAATAAGTCTGACTCGAATGAAACTCAAGTTTATACTACGTATGGAACGACAGTTGGTGGAACAGAGGCAAATACAACAATTGCTAGCGCATCATTGGTTTGTTTAAGTTGTCACGATGGTATTTCTGCTGTAGATTCTATTGCAAATGCTCCTGGTTCTGGTATGCAACCAATAGCTGGTTCACAGAATATTGTTAATATCTTAGGAACTCCATATGGTGGTAATATTGGTGGAACTATGGGTGTTTCTGCAGCTTCTGGTGCAACTGCTGTTGATCTTTCAAATGATCACCCTATATCTATAGTATATACACCTGGTAGAGCAAGCCTTAGAGAAACTACTGATACTTTAGATGATGGTGAAAATAATGAATCATGGGTAACTCCAAGTGGAAGTCAACTAGTTTCTGCCCTATTACGTGGCGGTAACGTAGAATGTGTTTCTTGTCATGACCCGCATAATGCTACTGGTGTTGCTCAGTCAGCAACTAATATACAAGTTAATTACCTTCGTCATACAAATGAGAGAAGTGAACTTTGTTTTGGTTGTCATGCTAAATAA
- a CDS encoding cytochrome c3 family protein: MKTIYLFFILLFVALSGNAEETSSIEILKPYDYVRYEGKDSTFVIDADYKKVDTIVIRQGDINTTLDVTSQKATYCKTIELHPARNEIIVEAYKDGKLLSTDKRESYFYNDVLPGVDVYDSEQYDKRYFHSQEEEDKCKSCHDMTNNIPHEDEPFDDVSETTCYKCHNAKLNTSNSHAPAANWLCNVCHTGNGGEYNVDDEGLSKYLAPDPIYTRCAYCHESVEDWMASRYGHGPVNDGRCKRCHNPHGSENEFFLRKKIWNLCTTCHTEKAIPGNHIVSGFVFARNKGAHPTKDRADPARPGREFVCTSCHNPHGSTGIYLLRMKGSHPFNVCKRCHKK, from the coding sequence TTGAAAACAATATACCTCTTTTTTATCCTTCTCTTTGTCGCTTTAAGCGGCAATGCAGAAGAGACATCTTCAATAGAAATTTTAAAACCATATGATTATGTGCGTTACGAGGGTAAAGATAGCACTTTTGTAATAGATGCTGATTATAAAAAAGTTGATACTATAGTTATACGTCAAGGTGATATAAATACTACATTAGATGTGACATCACAAAAAGCTACATATTGTAAAACGATTGAACTTCATCCTGCAAGAAATGAAATCATAGTAGAAGCATATAAAGATGGGAAACTTCTTAGTACTGACAAAAGAGAATCTTATTTTTATAACGATGTTTTGCCAGGCGTAGATGTTTACGATTCAGAACAATATGATAAAAGATATTTTCACTCCCAAGAGGAAGAGGATAAGTGTAAGTCATGTCATGATATGACAAACAATATCCCCCATGAAGATGAGCCTTTTGATGATGTCTCTGAAACTACATGTTATAAATGTCATAATGCTAAACTAAATACAAGTAATTCTCACGCACCAGCAGCGAACTGGCTTTGTAACGTTTGTCATACTGGTAATGGTGGAGAATATAACGTAGATGATGAGGGTTTATCAAAGTACTTGGCTCCAGATCCTATCTATACTAGATGTGCTTATTGTCACGAGAGTGTTGAAGACTGGATGGCGAGCAGATATGGTCATGGCCCTGTTAATGATGGAAGATGTAAAAGATGCCACAATCCACATGGTTCAGAAAATGAATTTTTTCTTCGTAAAAAGATTTGGAACTTATGTACTACATGTCATACAGAAAAAGCAATCCCAGGTAACCATATAGTTTCAGGTTTTGTTTTTGCAAGAAACAAAGGGGCACACCCAACTAAAGACAGAGCTGATCCAGCTCGACCAGGAAGAGAATTTGTTTGTACAAGTTGTCACAATCCACATGGCTCCACAGGAATATACCTACTTAGAATGAAAGGCTCTCATCCTTTTAATGTATGTAAAAGATGCCATAAAAAGTAA
- a CDS encoding cytochrome c3 family protein: protein MKNNRFYIGSIAISLLLTCTNVFAAEDLSADMVNATTEEVALTEKEKFYGTALLADKKVVHPPYEWGDCTVCHEGSDPEDGEDLKLDTPELCYQCHEPKDTKNFIHGPVGAGACTACHNPHESPNAKLLVRSSINELCTSCHEAKDKFLHNTTYIHPPVKDQCTNCHDPHTEDNLYQLKADRKKDICLMCHVDKKVWIAEVTDKHGAIDRPRKCLECHDPHGSEHPKFIIKDTAKELCLTCHNESLTTDETGYKLQNIAKHLEDNPDWHGPILWGDCAACHNPHGSNNLRMLKKPFPRTFYESFDEKNYICFQCHEPDKIKAEFTIEATNFRNGDKNIHFVHVNKIKGRSCRACHDFHGTKEYPHHLRKKTQFGRINFPIRYIETENGGSCAPACHARRHYDRETPKVNLK, encoded by the coding sequence ATGAAAAACAATCGTTTTTATATAGGAAGTATCGCAATCTCTTTATTGCTTACATGTACAAATGTATTTGCAGCTGAAGATTTATCTGCTGATATGGTAAATGCTACAACAGAAGAAGTGGCTTTAACTGAGAAAGAAAAGTTTTATGGAACTGCACTTTTAGCAGATAAAAAAGTTGTTCACCCACCTTATGAGTGGGGAGATTGTACTGTTTGTCATGAGGGGTCTGATCCTGAAGATGGAGAAGATTTAAAGCTTGATACTCCAGAATTATGTTACCAATGTCATGAACCAAAAGATACTAAAAATTTCATTCACGGACCAGTTGGAGCAGGTGCTTGTACGGCATGTCATAATCCACATGAATCGCCAAATGCAAAACTTTTAGTAAGATCAAGTATTAATGAACTTTGTACATCATGTCACGAGGCAAAAGATAAGTTTTTACACAATACTACATATATTCACCCACCAGTAAAAGACCAATGTACAAACTGTCATGATCCTCATACTGAAGATAATCTTTATCAATTAAAAGCCGATCGCAAAAAAGATATATGTCTTATGTGTCATGTTGATAAAAAAGTTTGGATAGCAGAAGTTACAGATAAGCATGGAGCAATTGACAGACCAAGAAAATGTCTTGAGTGTCATGACCCTCACGGCTCTGAGCATCCAAAATTTATTATAAAAGATACGGCAAAAGAGTTATGTCTTACTTGTCACAATGAATCTTTAACAACTGATGAGACAGGCTACAAGCTTCAAAATATTGCAAAGCATCTTGAAGACAACCCAGATTGGCATGGTCCAATTCTTTGGGGTGATTGTGCAGCATGTCATAATCCTCATGGCTCAAACAATTTAAGAATGTTAAAAAAACCATTTCCTAGAACTTTTTATGAAAGTTTTGACGAAAAAAATTACATCTGTTTTCAGTGTCACGAGCCAGATAAAATTAAAGCTGAGTTTACTATAGAAGCAACTAATTTTAGAAATGGAGATAAAAATATACACTTTGTACATGTAAATAAAATTAAAGGTCGTTCTTGTCGCGCTTGTCATGATTTTCATGGAACAAAAGAGTACCCTCACCACTTAAGAAAGAAAACACAGTTTGGAAGAATAAACTTCCCTATTCGTTATATAGAAACTGAAAATGGTGGTTCGTGTGCGCCAGCTTGTCATGCTCGTCGCCATTACGATAGAGAGACTCCAAAAGTCAACTTGAAGTAA
- a CDS encoding c-type cytochrome — translation MKKFILGLSFSILFFSNVMAEDLDDVMKAKGKAIFESKGCTLCHKLDKELIGPSVRKIAESYTGKESSLVPYLSSQGTPIVYPDRAPVMNPQLAKIKTLSEEKMKALATYLISAADRPRQR, via the coding sequence ATGAAAAAATTTATATTAGGCTTATCTTTTAGCATATTATTTTTCTCTAATGTTATGGCAGAAGATTTAGATGATGTTATGAAAGCAAAAGGCAAAGCAATCTTTGAGTCAAAAGGCTGTACTCTTTGTCATAAGCTAGATAAGGAACTTATAGGACCATCAGTTCGTAAAATAGCAGAGTCTTACACAGGTAAAGAGAGCTCTTTAGTGCCTTATCTGAGTTCACAAGGAACACCTATCGTATATCCAGATCGTGCACCTGTTATGAATCCACAGTTAGCAAAAATTAAAACACTCTCAGAAGAAAAGATGAAAGCATTAGCAACATATCTTATTTCAGCTGCTGATAGACCAAGACAAAGGTAG
- a CDS encoding DUF523 domain-containing protein, protein MCSKKVIISACLLGQNCRYDGKTKKVNEVLEAFKDYEIIPFCPEAPLFGTPRERINVIHVDGKNRIITDETNKDVTQLLEDEINTFVKQNLHVDVIVLKSKSPSCGFGTTPILNCEKEIIKYGNGIAAEIFLVTYADINIKDEYLNI, encoded by the coding sequence GTGTGTAGTAAAAAGGTCATCATCTCTGCTTGTTTACTTGGCCAAAATTGTCGCTATGATGGTAAAACAAAAAAAGTAAATGAAGTCCTAGAAGCTTTCAAAGATTATGAAATCATACCTTTTTGTCCAGAAGCACCTCTTTTTGGAACTCCAAGAGAGAGAATAAATGTAATACATGTAGATGGAAAAAACAGAATTATTACAGATGAAACCAACAAAGATGTGACACAACTTTTAGAAGACGAGATAAATACATTTGTAAAACAAAATCTACATGTAGATGTAATAGTACTCAAATCAAAAAGCCCAAGTTGCGGCTTTGGAACAACCCCTATTTTAAATTGTGAGAAAGAAATTATTAAATATGGAAATGGCATAGCAGCGGAAATATTTTTAGTAACATATGCAGATATAAATATAAAAGATGAATACCTAAATATATAA
- a CDS encoding aldehyde dehydrogenase family protein, translated as MKAKIFFGSVEARVDNYSERRSPFSGEVVSYAPVCDEKDALKALQIAQDATKYAKQSTLSQRCNWLLDVAKKLKEQKEDIAKTITDEVGKPISFARVEVDRCIETVTLSAETMRTMHGETINTDAMASGKKTTAFFTREPAGVVVAITPFNFPLNLVAHKLAPALVAGNCVVLKPTPEAPLTAYKFAKLFIESEFAIKDALSVVYGDAEVGGALITSDIPRVISFTGSVPVGNIITKNAGIKKVSLELGGNAATYIDKSADLDLAANRCALGAFVNSGQVCISLQRIYVNGDIYDDFANKMAEETKKLVVGSPYEDDTFMGPLIDNDSCVRAMGWVESAIEEGAKALLTPRHDGRMFYPCVMADVRDDMAIVCEEVFAPIVSLIKVDSFDDAIPRMNNSPYGLQFSVFTNDLKLTQRAISELDAGGIVINDMPTLRFDIQPYGGVKLSGVGREGPKFAIEEMTEIKSVVIC; from the coding sequence ATGAAAGCAAAAATATTTTTTGGCTCAGTTGAAGCTAGAGTAGATAATTACAGTGAAAGAAGAAGTCCATTTAGTGGAGAGGTTGTTTCTTATGCTCCTGTTTGTGATGAGAAAGATGCTTTAAAAGCATTGCAAATTGCGCAAGACGCAACAAAGTATGCTAAACAATCAACCCTCTCTCAAAGATGTAACTGGCTCTTAGATGTGGCAAAAAAGCTTAAAGAGCAAAAAGAGGATATTGCAAAAACAATAACCGATGAAGTTGGTAAGCCAATATCTTTTGCAAGAGTTGAGGTGGATAGATGTATTGAAACAGTAACTTTGTCAGCTGAGACTATGCGAACAATGCACGGTGAAACAATCAATACTGATGCAATGGCCAGTGGCAAAAAAACAACTGCATTTTTCACTCGTGAGCCTGCCGGTGTTGTTGTGGCAATCACTCCATTTAATTTTCCTCTAAATCTTGTTGCTCATAAACTAGCTCCTGCTTTGGTTGCAGGAAACTGTGTTGTTTTAAAGCCAACACCAGAAGCTCCTTTGACGGCATATAAATTTGCGAAACTATTTATTGAGAGTGAGTTTGCTATCAAAGATGCTTTAAGTGTAGTTTACGGCGATGCAGAGGTTGGGGGTGCTTTGATAACGAGTGATATTCCACGTGTTATCAGTTTTACAGGTTCTGTTCCTGTTGGAAATATTATCACTAAAAATGCTGGCATTAAAAAAGTATCTTTAGAACTTGGCGGAAATGCGGCAACCTACATAGATAAAAGTGCTGATTTAGATTTAGCGGCTAATCGTTGTGCATTAGGCGCTTTTGTAAACTCTGGACAAGTTTGTATATCTTTGCAGAGGATTTATGTAAACGGCGATATTTATGATGATTTTGCAAATAAAATGGCAGAGGAAACTAAAAAACTCGTAGTTGGCTCACCTTATGAAGATGATACTTTTATGGGTCCTCTTATAGATAATGATTCTTGCGTTCGTGCTATGGGTTGGGTAGAGAGTGCTATAGAAGAGGGTGCAAAAGCACTTCTTACTCCAAGACACGATGGGAGAATGTTTTACCCTTGTGTAATGGCTGACGTTAGAGATGATATGGCAATAGTTTGTGAAGAGGTTTTTGCCCCTATTGTTTCTCTTATAAAAGTTGATTCGTTTGATGATGCCATTCCTCGTATGAACAACTCTCCTTACGGACTTCAGTTTTCAGTATTTACAAATGACTTAAAACTTACTCAGCGTGCTATATCAGAGTTGGATGCTGGTGGAATAGTTATAAACGATATGCCAACTCTTCGTTTTGATATACAGCCTTATGGCGGTGTAAAACTTAGTGGAGTAGGGCGTGAAGGTCCTAAGTTTGCTATTGAAGAGATGACGGAAATCAAATCAGTAGTGATATGTTAG
- a CDS encoding thioredoxin family protein, which yields MKIFIIISMLVSALFSAELEWLHDYDVALSEAKKAHKGVYLFIGADVCKWCDRFKEMTLSDKSVIERLKKDYILLYMSRDRHKVPKKFKVRGVPRHYFLTERGEIVHTAQGSREIDGFYDLIEEADLAK from the coding sequence ATGAAGATTTTTATAATAATTTCAATGTTAGTCTCGGCTCTTTTTAGTGCCGAACTTGAGTGGTTACATGATTATGATGTCGCCTTGTCAGAAGCGAAAAAAGCTCACAAAGGTGTTTACCTTTTTATTGGTGCGGATGTGTGCAAATGGTGTGACAGATTTAAAGAGATGACTCTCTCAGACAAAAGTGTAATAGAGAGGCTGAAAAAAGATTATATACTTTTATATATGTCAAGAGATAGGCATAAAGTACCAAAAAAATTTAAAGTCAGAGGTGTCCCAAGGCATTACTTTCTAACAGAGCGTGGTGAAATAGTACATACCGCTCAAGGGAGCAGAGAGATTGACGGTTTTTATGATTTAAT